In Euwallacea fornicatus isolate EFF26 chromosome 2, ASM4011564v1, whole genome shotgun sequence, one genomic interval encodes:
- the LOC136345755 gene encoding nose resistant to fluoxetine protein 6-like, whose translation MRLSWTFLILVLFFIVRFGHCTTISDKQYASIPNLFYYDNYDNCMLLGDEALYCLVHYELEPLDKESPSEIWGLIKNISDIETNYRHDRLRHFICVPTSCPDVKLSHEDDTALREGLDACFEKKLKQYGVKGFISDVSCDTTKSKYPVDYLDIFAAILFFSYIAFIIYCTAREGFARYGSPEDYAKLEKSGMGKIVLAFSITRNWIRLNTIKLTPEVEKLRFIQGLRVYNTALVILSHTVVSYIALPVANPQFVETMTKKYALVFLSSGPLCVSTFFFISAFLLANGIFSYSTDKKMNLKTIGFILANRIFRLSPTVFVIVLFHATLLRHLGNGPNWNRVMGDEHLRCRNKGWSNVLFINNLDPYDMCLPTTWYLALDTQYFIISLFLIWMIKCYEKHAYYIFGGFISINIVASFVQNYYYDFSALDIPVAEKYFELRHVLEGNQFHYQLCSFIGNFTPTLVGLMFGYFFYKHKNEKIMIFNNKCRQIVWWFIAWGIGLSIVVIPGYFLLHYNSKPSRFWASVFVALSRPLFTFALGVGYFGVIDGIGWLSKTALEWKPTYILGRLTFSAYLVHMSLIMLRPAVARYPLYISDFTIVTSFLGDMALVFLIAAILTLLLELPLSELQKLVFGINKKEEKSEDNPKDK comes from the exons ACAAACAATATGCAAGCATTCCAAATCTTTTCTATTATGACAATTACGATAACTGTATGCTACTCGGAGATGAAGCTTTGTATTGCTTAGTGCATTATGAACTTGAGCCTTTGGATAAGGAAAGTCCATCAGAGATCTGGGGCTTAATTAAG AATATAAGTGATATCGAAACAAACTACAGACATGATCGGTTAAGGCACTTTATTTGCGTTCCTACGTCATGTCCAGATGTGAAACTATCGCACGAAGACGATACAGCGCTGAGAGAAGGTTTGGATGCCTGCTTTGAAAAAAAGCTCAAACAATACGGTGTCAAGGGCTTTATTAGTGACGTATCATGTGACACCACTAAATCCAAATACCCTGTGGactatttagatatttttgctgC CATATTGTTCTTCAGCTATATTGCGTTTATCATCTATTGCACTGCCCGTGAGGGATTTGCTAGGTATGGATCTCCCGAAGATTATGCCAAACTCGAGAAATCCGGAATGGGGAAGATCGTGCTCGCATTTTCTATTACGAGAAACTGGATACGATTGAATACAATAAAACTTACTCCTGAAGTTGAAAAACTGCGTTTTATTCAAGGTTTACG CGTTTATAATACCGCTCTGGTGATTCTAAGTCACACCGTTGTTAGTTATATTGCCTTGCCTGTGGCCAACCCCCAATTTGTAGAAACG ATGACGAAGAAATACGCACTGGTCTTTCTTTCTAGCGGACCGCTCTGCGTTTCAACGTTCTTCTTCATATCTGCTTTTCTTCTGGCTAACGGCATATTCAGTTATTCTACAGATAAAAAGATGAACTTAAAAACCATTGGCTTCATATTGGCCAATCGAATATTCAG GCTCTCGCCTACAGTTTTTGTCATTGTGCTCTTCCACGCTACACTCTTGCGACATTTGGGCAACGGTCCGAACTGGAACAGAGTTATGGGTGATGAGCACCTACGATGCCGAAACAAGGGCTGGTCCAACGTGCTTTTCATAAATAACTTGGATCCCTACGATATG TGCCTTCCTACAACGTGGTACTTAGCACTGGACACTCAATACTTCATCATAtctttgttcctcatttggaTGATTAAGTGTTATGAAAAACATGCTTATTACATTTTCGGAGGTTTTATATCCATAAATATTGTTGCGAGTTTtgtacaaaattattattacgacTTTTCCGCACTCGACATACCTGTGGCTGA GAAGTATTTTGAGCTGAGACATGTATTAGAAGGTAACCAGTTTCATTATCAGTTATGCAGCTTCATTGGGAATTTTACCCCAACATTGGTGGGACTTATGTTTGgatatttcttttataaacataagaatgagaaaattatgattttcaaCAACAAG TGTCGTCAAATTGTTTGGTGGTTTATCGCCTGGGGAATAGGACTCAGTATCGTTGTGATTCCGGGATATTTCCTTTTGCATTACAATTCTAAACCCAGTCGTTTCTGGGCTTCAGTATTTGTGGCGCTTTCTAGACCCTTATTCACTTTTGCACTAGGAGTTGGATATTTCGGAGTTATCGACGGAATAGGAT GGCTTTCGAAAACAGCTTTAGAATGGAAACCAACTTATATTCTAGGGCGTTTAACTTTCAGTGCCTATTTAGTTCACATGTCGCTAATTATGTTAAGACCAGCGGTGGCAAGATACCCGTTATACATTTCTGATTTTACAATT GTGACATCCTTCTTAGGGGATATGGCATTAGTTTTCTTAATCGCAGCAATATTAACGCTGTTACTTGAGTTGCCGCTCTCGGAATTGCAGAAATTGGTGTTCGGCATAAacaagaaagaagaaaaaagtgaGGACAATCCCAAAGACAAGTGA